From Chryseobacterium joostei, the proteins below share one genomic window:
- a CDS encoding Dps family protein — translation MKNASIIGLKEADCKKIAEKLNVLLANYSVFYQNTRGSHWNIKGDQFFTLHPKFEELYNSLVLKIDEIAERILTLGATPAHNYSDYLKVATIQESKEVSDGNKSVEQILNSFKVVLDLQRELLDITDEAGDEGTNSQMSDYITEQEKEVWMYNSYLGK, via the coding sequence ATGAAAAACGCTAGTATTATTGGCCTTAAAGAAGCCGACTGCAAGAAAATAGCAGAAAAGTTAAATGTACTGTTAGCTAACTACTCTGTATTTTATCAGAATACAAGAGGTTCACACTGGAATATCAAAGGAGATCAGTTCTTTACGCTTCACCCGAAGTTTGAGGAATTGTACAACAGTCTTGTTCTAAAGATTGACGAGATTGCCGAAAGAATACTTACTTTAGGAGCTACCCCGGCACACAACTACTCTGATTATTTAAAAGTAGCAACTATTCAGGAAAGCAAAGAAGTAAGTGATGGAAACAAAAGTGTTGAGCAAATCTTAAATTCATTCAAGGTTGTACTTGATCTTCAGAGAGAGCTTTTAGATATTACAGATGAAGCAGGTGACGAGGGTACAAACTCTCAGATGAGCGACTATATCACGGAGCAGGAGAAAGAAGTTTGGATGTACAATTCCTATTTAGGAAAATAA